The Lysobacter sp. genome includes a window with the following:
- a CDS encoding KTSC domain-containing protein → MIEWKSTASSWVVAEAYSADEETIFVKFKDGTCWAYQACPLSVWEEFTAPAQSRGQYINKVLKFKPGGKYFE, encoded by the coding sequence ATGATTGAATGGAAATCCACTGCATCAAGTTGGGTTGTCGCTGAAGCCTATTCAGCTGATGAGGAAACTATTTTTGTTAAATTTAAAGATGGGACATGCTGGGCATACCAAGCATGCCCTCTCAGTGTATGGGAGGAATTCACTGCGCCGGCTCAGTCTAGAGGGCAGTACATCAACAAGGTCCTGAAGTTTAAGCCCGGGGGCAAGTATTTCGAGTAA
- a CDS encoding ATP-binding protein — translation MAGVAPIYRGQVLSIGQIGSLVRIPQGLVDLIASVSLLGIAELSGDLEPSGTVQRDERWLQVQLLGEIDRATSRFQRGVASYPALDDEVHFATIDQLSPIFPKESVDRIGIGFLSAAEGLPISLDASRLVVRHAAIVGSTGSGKTSSVASLLQSFVTGGWRTANIVVVDPHGEYARALGSHAHVLSVLGDGKQSLKVPFWALPAHDIIKIFTGTSGSGTFLSRFTQLVGIHRRNFVSEASWLDLDLNAVTPDTPVPFDIKKVWYELDTENRETQAVKGDSDTRAILDIGDSQSLRSATFQQYGASSRPPHKGPFFDVYGSMPDRLRLGLVDPRLQFFLRPPVALDGQDPLEAVVSEWLGGDRPISVLDFAGVPPEAADAAIGVVLNLLFELALRAPAGGGGIGRLCPALIVLEEAHKYLGKNAAELTRESANRIAREGRKYGVGLWLVSQRPTELPDTALAQCGTLIALRLTNSSDQGTVKAALPDNVVGLSSVLPSLRTGEAIVSGESTIIPCRVILNKPNPLPLAEDPSLDSWRGVEKSLSFKSALAAWRGIYNGEEND, via the coding sequence ATGGCTGGTGTGGCCCCTATTTACCGTGGTCAAGTTCTTTCGATTGGGCAGATAGGATCTTTAGTTCGCATCCCTCAAGGGCTCGTTGACCTCATTGCATCGGTGAGTCTTCTTGGTATAGCTGAGCTGTCAGGTGATCTCGAGCCTTCTGGAACCGTGCAAAGGGATGAGCGTTGGCTGCAGGTTCAGTTGCTCGGAGAAATAGATCGGGCGACCAGTCGATTCCAGCGTGGAGTCGCTTCATATCCTGCGCTGGATGACGAAGTCCATTTCGCTACAATCGATCAACTAAGCCCTATATTTCCAAAAGAAAGCGTAGATCGAATCGGTATCGGCTTCCTTTCCGCTGCCGAAGGTTTACCCATTAGTCTTGATGCTTCTCGTCTTGTAGTTAGGCATGCCGCTATTGTCGGTTCTACAGGGTCTGGAAAAACCAGCTCTGTTGCTTCACTGCTGCAAAGCTTCGTAACTGGAGGGTGGCGTACTGCAAATATTGTTGTCGTCGATCCCCATGGAGAGTATGCGCGAGCGCTGGGTTCTCATGCGCACGTTCTTAGCGTGCTGGGTGACGGAAAGCAGTCGTTGAAGGTGCCGTTCTGGGCGCTTCCTGCGCATGACATCATCAAAATATTTACCGGCACTTCAGGAAGCGGTACGTTCCTTAGCCGTTTCACTCAGCTGGTTGGTATTCATAGGCGCAATTTTGTTTCAGAAGCTAGTTGGTTGGATTTGGATCTAAATGCAGTGACTCCTGATACACCCGTCCCTTTTGATATTAAGAAGGTGTGGTATGAGCTTGATACTGAGAATCGTGAAACACAGGCCGTAAAAGGTGACTCTGATACACGTGCAATATTGGACATAGGAGATTCTCAATCTTTGCGATCCGCGACGTTTCAGCAGTACGGTGCATCTTCAAGACCACCCCATAAAGGGCCATTTTTCGATGTATATGGATCGATGCCTGATAGGCTGCGTCTTGGTCTCGTGGATCCAAGGCTGCAATTTTTTCTAAGGCCGCCTGTAGCGCTGGATGGTCAAGACCCTCTTGAAGCAGTTGTCTCAGAATGGCTAGGGGGAGATCGGCCTATCTCGGTCTTAGATTTTGCTGGTGTTCCGCCGGAGGCAGCTGATGCGGCTATTGGTGTTGTGCTGAATCTTTTGTTCGAGCTTGCACTTCGCGCACCTGCTGGCGGTGGAGGAATCGGTCGTCTGTGCCCTGCGCTGATTGTCCTTGAGGAGGCTCACAAGTACCTTGGCAAAAACGCAGCCGAGTTGACCCGTGAATCGGCAAATAGAATAGCTCGTGAGGGACGAAAATATGGTGTTGGTCTATGGCTTGTTTCGCAAAGACCAACAGAATTGCCCGATACAGCTCTAGCCCAATGTGGAACCTTGATCGCGTTGAGGCTCACAAACAGTAGTGACCAAGGAACCGTAAAAGCTGCGCTTCCAGATAATGTTGTTGGGTTGTCCTCAGTTCTTCCATCTTTACGTACCGGAGAAGCAATAGTAAGTGGGGAATCAACGATAATTCCATGCCGTGTAATTCTGAATAAGCCTAATCCGCTTCCATTAGCTGAAGACCCTTCGCTTGATAGTTGGCGAGGTGTTGAAAAAAGCCTGTCATTCAAGAGTGCTTTAGCTGCATGGCGAGGAATCTATAATGGAGAAGAAAATGATTGA